A window from Chiroxiphia lanceolata isolate bChiLan1 chromosome 3, bChiLan1.pri, whole genome shotgun sequence encodes these proteins:
- the LOC116784082 gene encoding ficolin-2-like, whose amino-acid sequence MSAPARKSAKPTVKMAPPGAELSGDHTKDGGPGPEVRPRPHSRWRRRDRNLAESTLKMARPTAADPTEIVPGVSGGGAAGARPLFGLSRGQRGPRAGEATGKFLASAEKLAPACRRRAGFGDTSRYPRESNLSLDTPRDVDPTLFPPSARIPRGFHPSSSSPCPPPPPCFPWTLPFSLDIPGVPAGGGWTVIQRRQDGSVDFNRTWSEYRDGFGALSGEFWLGNDNIHRLTSQGDYSLRIDLEDWNNKHKHAFYQLFSIEDEENYYRLHVDGFSGTVEDSFAWYHDKRSFSTPDSGNICAEISHGGWWYHQCFFSNLNGVYYKGGRYSIKNRKMLGPDGIVWYSWKDTDYYSLRKVVMMIRPRTFRPRLSP is encoded by the exons ATGTCGGCCCCGGCCCGGAAGTCCGCCAAGCCCACAGTAAAGATGGCGCCGCCAGGAGCGGAACTTAGCGGAGACCACACTAAAGATGGCGGCCCCGGTCCGGAAGTTCGCCCCAGGCCACACTCAAGATGGCGCCGCCGGGACCGCAACTTGGCCGAGAGCACACTCAAGATGGCG CGACCCACGGCGGCAGATCCGACCGAGATCGTCCCCGGGGTaagcggcgggggcgcggcgggggcgcggccgcTCTTCGGCCTCTCCCGCGGCCAGCGGGGACCGCGGGCAGGGGAAGCGACAGGCAAGTTTCTCGCCTCTGCGGAGAAACTTGCACCTGCGTGCCGCCGCAGGGCCGGGTTCGG ggacacctcccgctatcccagggAATCCAACCTttccttggacactcccagggatgtggATCCCACACTCTTCCCACCCTCCGCACGGATCCCCCGAGGCTTCCACCCCTCCAGTTCCTCTccgtgccccccccccccgccatgTTTTCCCTGGACACTCCCATTCTCCCTGGACATTCCCGGTGTCCCGGCAGGGGGGGGTTGGACGGTGATCCAGCGGCGCCAGGACGGCTCCGTGGATTTCAACCGGACGTGGAGTGAGTACCGGGACGGCTTCGGGGCCCTGAGCGGGGAGTTCTGGCTGGGCAACGACAACATCCACCGGCTCACCAGCCAGGGGGACTATTCCCTACGGATCGACCTGGAGGACTGGAACAACAAGCACAAACACGCCTTCTACCAGCTCTTCAG CATCGAGGACGAGGAGAACTACTACCGGCTGCACGTGGACGGGTTCAGCGGCACGGTGGAGGATTCCTTCGCCTGGTACCACGACAAGAGGAGCTTCAGCACCCCCGATTCCGGCAACATCTGCGCCGAGATCTCCCACGGCGGCTGGTGGTACCACCAGTGCTTCTTCTCCAACCTCAACGGCGTCTACTACAAG GGCGGGAGATATTCCATCAAGAACCGGAAGATGCTGGGGCCGGACGGGATCGTGTGGTATTCCTGGAAGGACACGGACTATTATTCCCTCCGGAAGGTGGTGATGATGATCCGGCCCCGCACGTTCCGGCCCCGCCTCTCCCCGTGA
- the STMN4 gene encoding stathmin-4 yields the protein MTLAAYKEKMKELPLVSLFCSCFLSDPLNKPGYTYEDTVELAWSVLSDMEVIELSKRTSGQSFEVILKPPSFDGVPEFNASLPRRRDPSLEEIQKKLEAAEERRKYQEAELRKHLAEKREHEREVIQKAIEENNNFIKTAKERLAQKMESNKENREAHLAAMLERLQEKDKHAEEVRKNKELKEEASR from the exons CCTACAAGGAGAAGATGAAGGAGCTCCCTCTGGTCTCCCTGttctgctcctgtttcctgTCGGATCCGCTCAACAAGCCGGGATACACGTACGAAG ACACGGTGGAGCTGGCGTGGTCGGTGCTGTCGGACATGGAGGTGATCGAGCTGAGCAAGCGCACGTCGGGCCAGTCCTTCGAGGTGATCCTGAAGCCGCCCTCGTTCGACGGCGTCCCCGAGTTCAACGCGTCGCTGCCGCGCCGCCGCGATCCGTCCCTGGAGGAGATCCAGAAGAAGCTGGAGGCGGCCGAGGAGCGCCGGAag TACCAGGAGGCGGAGCTGCGGAAGCACCTGGCGGAGAAGCGGGAGCACGAGCGGGAGGTGATCCAGAAGGCCATCGAGGAGAACAACAACTTCATCAAGACGGCCAAGGAGCGGCTGGCGCAGAAGATGGAGTCCAACAAGGAGAACCGCGAGGCCCACCTGGCGGCCATGCTGGAGAGGCTCCAGGAGAAG GACAAGCACGCGGAGGAGGTCCGGAAAAACAAGGAGCTGAAGGAAGAGGCCTCCAGGTAA